In the genome of Terriglobia bacterium, one region contains:
- a CDS encoding radical SAM protein — protein sequence MRMKGKVVLFYPAYDGPPLSAPLCLLSLASPLLQAGFEVVLIDAVIDPNAEARVLKESAGALCLGISVLTGPMILGAIRVAQSMKKLHPSVPVIFGGWHPSLLPTQTLQERFVDYVVRGQGDLTLLEIAERLAEHRDIADVASVSSKPAGMIQHAPERRLTWIEDLPLPAFHLADHDSYERVSGIRKLAYATSVGCPYACNYCTDMVFYKRRFNALESDRVVAEVTDLVPRYRAEEVAMLDSNFPVDLHRALRIARGFVDSKLKFRWTFQASTDFLCRMSEDEVRLLGESGVTHMGFGTESTSAPVLKLMNKRHQRVDEMYETARKAMLGGIHVTFNLIFGYPGETEADRIETLKTMGDIARLYWNVSFSPNIFTPYPGIPIWPQLRELGVHEPQSLREWVELPLGKNVLPWLQGEELQRLRRALEYFLLNNQIRKATLEYPLLRRGLRRMLGVPLRWRVRSNRYSFPWELWLARKAERFTTRRSLVTGQPLSESIADVC from the coding sequence ATGCGGATGAAAGGCAAAGTCGTCCTCTTCTATCCCGCATACGACGGACCGCCACTGAGCGCACCTCTCTGCCTGCTCTCGCTGGCATCGCCTCTGCTGCAAGCCGGCTTCGAAGTGGTCCTTATCGATGCCGTCATCGATCCAAACGCCGAAGCCCGCGTACTGAAGGAATCCGCCGGCGCACTTTGTCTCGGTATCTCCGTGCTCACCGGCCCCATGATCCTCGGCGCCATCCGCGTCGCGCAATCGATGAAGAAGTTACACCCCTCGGTCCCTGTGATCTTTGGCGGCTGGCATCCGAGCCTGCTTCCCACGCAGACCTTGCAGGAGCGCTTTGTTGATTACGTCGTCCGCGGCCAGGGTGACCTGACGCTGCTCGAAATCGCGGAGCGCCTCGCCGAACATCGCGACATCGCCGACGTCGCCAGCGTCTCCTCCAAGCCCGCTGGGATGATTCAGCACGCACCCGAGCGCCGCCTGACGTGGATCGAGGATCTCCCGCTGCCCGCATTTCATCTCGCCGACCACGACTCCTACGAGCGCGTCAGCGGCATCCGTAAACTCGCTTACGCTACCAGCGTCGGCTGCCCCTACGCATGCAATTACTGCACTGACATGGTTTTCTACAAGCGCCGCTTCAACGCCTTGGAGTCCGACCGCGTCGTCGCCGAAGTCACCGACCTCGTTCCGCGCTATCGCGCCGAAGAGGTCGCCATGCTCGACTCCAACTTTCCCGTTGACCTCCATCGCGCTCTTCGCATCGCCCGCGGCTTCGTCGACTCGAAACTCAAATTCCGCTGGACGTTCCAAGCCTCGACTGACTTTCTCTGCCGCATGAGCGAAGACGAGGTCCGTCTTCTCGGCGAGAGCGGCGTCACCCACATGGGCTTCGGCACGGAATCGACTTCCGCTCCCGTGCTCAAGCTGATGAACAAGCGGCACCAGCGTGTCGACGAGATGTACGAGACCGCTCGCAAAGCGATGCTCGGCGGCATTCATGTCACATTTAATTTGATCTTCGGCTATCCCGGTGAAACCGAGGCCGACCGCATTGAGACGCTAAAGACTATGGGCGACATTGCCCGCCTCTACTGGAACGTGAGCTTTTCGCCGAACATTTTCACGCCGTATCCCGGCATTCCCATCTGGCCGCAGCTTCGCGAGCTAGGCGTCCACGAGCCGCAGTCGCTGCGGGAATGGGTGGAATTGCCGCTGGGTAAAAACGTTCTTCCGTGGCTACAAGGAGAGGAACTCCAGCGCCTTCGCCGCGCGCTCGAGTATTTCCTGCTGAACAATCAGATTCGCAAAGCCACGCTCGAGTACCCGCTGCTGCGGCGAGGACTGCGCCGCATGCTGGGCGTTCCACTGCGCTGGCGCGTTCGTTCGAACCGTTACTCGTTTCCATGGGAGCTGTGGCTCGCCCGTAAAGCTGAGCGATTCACTACAAGACGTTCTCTCGTGACGGGCCAACCGCTCAGCGAAAGCATTGCCGACGTTTGCTAA
- a CDS encoding radical SAM protein yields MSRKVVFFFPSFASTEATAPLGILAVATPLLRAGYEVVLIDSTITPNFQKRVVEEVKDAICLGISLVTGPMIRETVAIARAVKEWNPEFPIILGGWHPSLLPRQTLEAPYIDYVVRGQGEESLLELVQHVESRSAVDLISGIGFKREGRLILTPERPLRALAEMPPKAYQIADFDAYERSCGRRWAMYTSSLACPFNCSYCTNAGVYGRKWNALSPEQFVEETVDLTRRYNLELLWVVDDNFLVDLDRARHIGEGLVRAGANFKWSIQATTNLTARLSREDLKLLRRSGLQQICQGVDSGSPKILKLMNKEFQDFDSIYESAARCLEADIRPSFNIIFAFPGEGREECRQTVDFMMDVCRRFPGAEFWTNIFTPYPGAPILEHADEIGIQLPASLEGWADFFPRYTVLPWLNGREHRRLQVMRDYLRIAFDRIPIAADTRDRVTRLAQKAISLPARWRLDHDFYEFPVELWLNDKLKQRTAALKPAVDAKRLEPAKVQTACG; encoded by the coding sequence ATGTCCCGCAAAGTCGTCTTCTTCTTTCCCTCATTCGCCAGCACCGAGGCGACGGCGCCCCTGGGAATTCTTGCCGTTGCCACCCCACTGCTGCGAGCCGGTTATGAAGTGGTGCTCATCGACTCCACCATCACTCCGAATTTTCAGAAGCGCGTTGTTGAAGAAGTCAAAGACGCGATCTGTCTTGGGATCTCGCTCGTCACCGGACCTATGATTCGCGAGACCGTCGCCATAGCCCGCGCAGTGAAGGAGTGGAACCCAGAGTTCCCGATCATCCTCGGCGGTTGGCATCCATCCCTGCTGCCGCGTCAGACACTAGAGGCGCCTTACATCGACTACGTGGTTCGTGGGCAGGGCGAAGAGTCGCTACTCGAACTTGTGCAGCACGTAGAGTCGCGCTCCGCGGTCGATCTCATCAGCGGCATCGGTTTCAAGCGGGAAGGCAGGCTGATCCTCACGCCTGAGAGGCCCTTGCGCGCGCTCGCCGAGATGCCCCCCAAGGCATACCAGATCGCAGACTTTGACGCCTACGAGCGCAGTTGCGGACGCCGCTGGGCGATGTACACCTCGAGCCTCGCTTGCCCTTTCAATTGTTCGTATTGCACGAACGCTGGTGTCTACGGCCGCAAGTGGAACGCTCTCTCGCCCGAACAGTTCGTCGAAGAAACCGTCGACCTGACCCGCCGTTACAATCTCGAACTGCTTTGGGTGGTTGACGACAACTTCCTCGTCGACCTCGATCGCGCTCGTCACATCGGCGAAGGACTGGTCCGCGCCGGTGCTAACTTCAAGTGGAGCATCCAGGCGACCACTAACCTCACTGCGCGACTCAGCAGGGAAGACCTGAAGTTGTTGCGCCGCAGCGGCCTCCAGCAGATCTGCCAGGGCGTCGACTCTGGCTCGCCGAAGATCCTGAAGCTCATGAACAAGGAGTTCCAGGACTTCGATTCCATTTACGAAAGCGCTGCGCGCTGTCTCGAAGCCGATATTCGCCCGTCCTTCAACATCATCTTCGCGTTCCCCGGCGAAGGTCGCGAAGAGTGCCGCCAGACTGTCGACTTCATGATGGACGTCTGCCGCCGCTTTCCCGGCGCCGAATTCTGGACCAACATTTTCACTCCATATCCGGGCGCACCGATCCTCGAACACGCCGACGAAATCGGCATTCAACTTCCTGCATCGCTGGAAGGCTGGGCCGACTTCTTCCCCCGCTACACCGTTCTCCCGTGGCTCAACGGGCGCGAGCATCGCCGCCTGCAGGTGATGCGCGACTATCTCCGCATCGCCTTCGATCGAATCCCAATTGCCGCCGACACCCGCGACCGTGTCACGCGCCTCGCGCAAAAAGCCATTTCGCTCCCAGCGCGCTGGCGCCTCGATCACGATTTTTACGAATTTCCTGTCGAGCTCTGGCTCAACGACAAGCTCAAGCAGCGCACGGCGGCGCTCAAGCCCGCCGTCGACGCCAAGCGGCTCGAACCCGCCAAGGTGCAAACCGCATGCGGATGA
- a CDS encoding nucleotidyltransferase family protein, with translation MTADVIQQRRAVLACFKPKPDLGEFLRITTSIERTQLLRWLDESGMAIYLVQRLAEHELFQQIDVDLRQALYQRTEANRRRTSVLLREFERVNTALQSVGIEYAVVKGFTLRPEFCPEPWLRHQSDIDLLISSTALAPATECLGSLGYKLEAGEGSGEICFALRSEHMPSPQDFIYDPPRHQHIEVHTDFYQAHCGVSLEVGRDWAEHIEWREIAGVRFPALHLPHRFLTQVLHVFRHTSSWARVAWLYEIARFVERFENNDELWHTTDSLLYDDNARRACGVVCVLVTNAFGTKFPAIIQETWIQPLPVRQMSWIREHADLWMLSDFAHASKTGLLLQREFADSTLTWWSYRAARYRKAIRKLQASGHTGPRFLMERVRRHMDYVWQSLKWSAHN, from the coding sequence ATGACAGCCGATGTGATTCAGCAACGACGCGCCGTGCTGGCGTGCTTTAAACCGAAGCCCGATCTCGGTGAGTTTCTGAGGATTACCACGAGTATTGAACGCACTCAGCTACTACGTTGGCTCGACGAGAGCGGAATGGCGATCTACTTGGTCCAACGGTTGGCAGAACATGAACTCTTCCAGCAAATCGATGTAGATCTTCGCCAAGCGCTGTACCAGCGGACGGAAGCGAACCGACGCCGAACTTCGGTCCTGCTCCGTGAGTTTGAGCGGGTGAATACTGCCCTGCAATCCGTCGGAATCGAATATGCGGTTGTGAAGGGATTCACATTACGTCCTGAGTTCTGTCCCGAACCCTGGTTGCGACATCAATCGGATATTGACCTGCTGATCTCATCAACGGCGCTTGCTCCGGCAACCGAGTGCCTTGGATCGCTTGGATACAAACTGGAAGCAGGCGAAGGTTCAGGAGAAATTTGTTTCGCCCTTCGGTCCGAACACATGCCGTCCCCACAGGACTTCATCTACGACCCTCCGCGTCACCAGCACATTGAGGTTCACACTGATTTTTACCAGGCGCATTGCGGCGTTTCGCTCGAAGTGGGCCGCGACTGGGCAGAACACATCGAATGGCGAGAGATTGCTGGGGTGCGCTTCCCTGCCCTCCACCTGCCACACCGATTCCTTACACAGGTTCTGCATGTGTTCCGTCACACCTCTTCCTGGGCAAGAGTGGCATGGCTTTACGAAATTGCGCGATTCGTCGAGCGATTTGAGAACAACGATGAGCTGTGGCATACGACGGATTCGTTGCTCTATGACGATAACGCTCGCAGGGCCTGCGGCGTTGTTTGCGTACTCGTCACAAATGCGTTTGGAACAAAGTTTCCCGCGATCATCCAGGAAACTTGGATTCAGCCTCTCCCGGTTCGGCAAATGTCGTGGATCAGGGAACATGCGGACTTGTGGATGCTCAGCGACTTCGCGCATGCCAGCAAAACGGGTCTACTGCTACAGCGCGAGTTCGCCGATTCGACATTAACTTGGTGGAGTTATCGCGCCGCTCGCTATCGGAAGGCAATCAGGAAGCTGCAAGCATCGGGACACACGGGACCGCGATTCCTGATGGAGCGGGTCCGCAGACACATGGACTATGTGTGGCAGTCACTGAAATGGTCGGCGCACAACTAG
- a CDS encoding c-type cytochrome — protein MRSLNLLLPLAFAVMLAGCKATPPGKVETSVMTRAKKWFVGNRKAKNPFPATAENIAQGRENFSYYCAACHGLDGQNTGVPFAEHMSPPVPKLNSPSVQGYSDGQLKWIIDNGIFPSGMPASKGVLNNDEIWSIVVYIRHLPNAGSLGEPAMYSGETCQKDERPAGN, from the coding sequence ATGCGTTCTCTCAACCTACTGTTACCGCTCGCGTTCGCTGTGATGCTCGCGGGCTGCAAGGCCACACCGCCGGGGAAAGTGGAAACCTCGGTCATGACGCGCGCCAAGAAGTGGTTCGTTGGAAATCGCAAGGCTAAGAACCCGTTCCCGGCGACCGCAGAAAACATCGCACAGGGCCGTGAGAATTTCTCATATTACTGCGCCGCCTGCCACGGGCTGGATGGCCAGAACACCGGCGTCCCATTCGCGGAGCACATGTCGCCGCCTGTCCCAAAACTGAACTCGCCTTCTGTGCAAGGTTATTCGGACGGCCAATTGAAGTGGATCATCGACAACGGAATCTTTCCTTCTGGCATGCCAGCGTCGAAGGGGGTTCTTAATAATGACGAGATCTGGTCCATTGTGGTCTATATCCGCCACTTGCCCAATGCCGGAAGTCTGGGTGAGCCTGCTATGTACAGTGGCGAGACCTGTCAGAAGGACGAACGTCCGGCCGGGAATTAG
- a CDS encoding cupredoxin domain-containing protein produces the protein MKVAEAILLFLIGIVSTGAVARTSQPATERIEIVAKRYAYEPAEITVHKGQPVTLELTSADVTHGLAVKELGIKTEIKKGKTAEVTFTPETAGTFIGKCSHFCGMGHGRMKFKIHVIE, from the coding sequence GTGAAGGTTGCCGAAGCAATTCTTTTGTTTCTTATTGGGATCGTCAGCACGGGCGCAGTTGCGCGAACTTCTCAACCTGCTACTGAGCGCATCGAAATCGTTGCAAAACGCTATGCCTATGAACCTGCCGAGATCACCGTTCACAAAGGGCAACCGGTCACGCTGGAACTTACCAGCGCGGACGTTACGCATGGGCTCGCCGTGAAGGAACTCGGCATCAAGACAGAGATCAAGAAGGGAAAAACTGCGGAGGTGACGTTTACACCGGAAACCGCGGGTACTTTCATTGGTAAGTGCTCGCACTTCTGCGGCATGGGCCACGGCCGGATGAAATTTAAGATTCATGTAATTGAATAA